Proteins co-encoded in one Sporosarcina sp. FSL K6-1522 genomic window:
- a CDS encoding glycerophosphodiester phosphodiesterase family protein, whose product MSKPLVFAHRGASGSRFENTMKAFKKAYEQGADGIELDVQLSEDGVPFVIHDPELSRLAGIRMPIASMTSAELLKVRVGRKYCRLFTGGHRIPTLMEAVLFCQTYGMALNVELKETVAERPEHIAQIVDMVSSLEDVHISSFDYHSLEKVKEADPTMETAYLIRKKAVDWEQLDRYVSADGFHFSQKFLKEPYIDKLTAVGKRIRVYGVTGEEPIIANPPAFIDGWITDYPNRFH is encoded by the coding sequence ATGTCTAAACCACTCGTATTTGCCCATCGAGGTGCATCTGGCAGTCGATTTGAAAATACGATGAAGGCTTTTAAAAAAGCCTATGAGCAGGGGGCAGATGGCATCGAATTAGATGTCCAATTGTCGGAAGATGGTGTGCCTTTTGTTATACATGATCCGGAATTGTCAAGGCTTGCAGGAATTCGTATGCCTATAGCATCTATGACGAGTGCGGAGCTTTTGAAAGTTCGCGTTGGTCGCAAGTATTGTCGTCTTTTTACAGGTGGTCATCGGATACCGACATTGATGGAGGCGGTACTGTTTTGTCAAACGTATGGAATGGCGCTTAATGTTGAACTAAAAGAAACAGTGGCTGAGCGACCAGAACATATTGCACAGATTGTAGACATGGTTTCATCGTTAGAAGATGTCCACATTTCTTCGTTTGACTACCATTCGCTCGAAAAAGTGAAGGAAGCAGACCCGACGATGGAAACGGCTTATTTAATACGTAAGAAGGCTGTAGATTGGGAGCAACTTGATCGTTATGTCAGTGCGGACGGATTTCATTTTAGTCAAAAGTTTTTGAAAGAACCTTATATCGACAAACTTACTGCAGTCGGTAAAAGAATTCGCGTTTACGGTGTAACAGGAGAAGAGCCGATTATTGCAAATCCGCCAGCTTTTATAGATGGCTGGATTACTGATTATCCAAATCGATTTCACTAA
- a CDS encoding DUF2627 domain-containing protein: MARLAAFIVLLIPGLCAAGGIKLMRDSIFGILFNPFPFIWLQFLVGFLLFAAGLWFFAGFLLRRDRKNGRVQGRFK, encoded by the coding sequence ATGGCGCGACTAGCGGCTTTCATCGTACTACTCATCCCGGGGCTTTGTGCAGCCGGGGGGATTAAACTTATGCGGGATTCGATATTCGGTATATTATTTAATCCGTTTCCATTCATCTGGCTCCAATTTCTTGTTGGATTCCTACTATTCGCCGCAGGTCTGTGGTTTTTCGCCGGTTTTCTTTTACGCCGAGACCGCAAAAATGGACGCGTACAAGGACGATTTAAGTAA
- a CDS encoding SpoIVB peptidase S55 domain-containing protein — protein sequence MGWSRQLKLAVSFSVLLLVMPFNADVASARVASLIPMGQSIGIKMELSGIFVTNDVMVEDDHWLKAGDLIEQVDQVEVKALADFEKMATGLDDEQAIVLQVKQSVQTNQIKTDGEAMKRLLPFLKDRTEGTGTLTYVDPEKGTYGALGHQIIDSTLKSPPSFKNGAIYLSEIDQIKKSVPGIPGYKISTVVEDEDFLGTIRINGVYGIFGAWNDAHKKVLAEPLEIMQPSELKVGEAKIFTTVKGTTVEPFSIEITQVDAEQFQFILTDAALLEATGGILQGMSGSPVIQDGKFVGAVTHMFVDEPKKGAGLFLEKMRSGEK from the coding sequence ATGGGATGGAGTAGACAACTCAAGTTGGCCGTTTCGTTTTCAGTGCTCTTGCTTGTAATGCCATTTAATGCAGACGTGGCATCTGCACGCGTAGCATCCTTAATACCAATGGGACAGTCCATTGGTATAAAAATGGAGCTGTCAGGGATTTTTGTGACAAATGACGTCATGGTTGAAGATGATCATTGGCTGAAAGCAGGAGATTTAATTGAGCAAGTTGACCAAGTGGAGGTGAAAGCACTCGCCGATTTCGAAAAAATGGCGACGGGATTAGATGACGAGCAAGCAATTGTCTTACAGGTTAAACAGTCCGTACAGACGAACCAAATCAAAACAGATGGTGAAGCGATGAAACGTCTCCTGCCATTCCTGAAAGACCGGACGGAAGGGACCGGCACGTTGACCTATGTTGATCCTGAGAAGGGGACGTATGGCGCCCTGGGCCACCAAATTATCGATAGTACGTTAAAATCACCACCTTCATTCAAAAACGGCGCCATTTATCTTTCAGAAATCGATCAAATTAAAAAAAGTGTGCCGGGCATTCCAGGTTATAAAATTTCAACTGTGGTCGAGGATGAAGATTTTCTTGGCACCATTCGTATTAATGGCGTGTATGGCATTTTTGGAGCATGGAATGATGCTCATAAGAAAGTGTTAGCTGAACCGCTTGAGATTATGCAACCCAGTGAGCTCAAAGTGGGCGAAGCAAAGATTTTTACGACGGTGAAGGGAACGACAGTAGAACCATTTTCCATTGAAATCACACAAGTGGATGCGGAGCAATTCCAATTTATCTTAACGGATGCGGCGTTATTAGAGGCCACAGGTGGGATTTTGCAAGGGATGAGCGGTAGTCCGGTTATTCAGGATGGAAAGTTTGTTGGTGCGGTTACACATATGTTTGTCGATGAACCTAAAAAAGGAGCAGGCCTTTTTTTGGAGAAGATGCGCAGTGGAGAAAAATGA
- a CDS encoding sigma 54-interacting transcriptional regulator → MQNVLIVGAGTGGSILLDLLLNLEFMNVKAIIDTDEQAPGIVQAKKQQIAHGTTWQDYLTDDIQIIFDVTNDKTLFSELLKSRPPHTVVIPGSVANLLVKLLEDNHTYIKRIQAEMHKQRMIFDSIDEGMIGIDGDGKVNFFNESASKMINVPIKQAIGRPVTEVIPSTELPRVWGTGVPELNRELVLGNGLKIVTSRYPLFDNHHRKVGAFAVFKDITEVVALAEEITDLNRVKTMLEAIIHSSDDAISVVDDQGNGILVNPAYTRITGLSEEEIIGKPATEDINEGKSIHMEVLKTKKPIRGVNMRIGENNREVLVNVAPIIVDQQVKGSVGVIHDITEIRHLMKELDKARTIIRKLESTYTFDDIFGGSEDIEISIEQAKLAAKSNVPVLLRGEPGTGKEVFAHAIHIGSEGHLNKFVRVNCASPTIEAELFGWEQDTFGNGMSENNRGLFEEAENGTLFLDEVSELSVDAQKRLLAYLKHGTIYRNGGSDPIRLRVRIITATSENLEKVMHEGRFNEELYYALNRLAIQIAPLRSRKNDIPAIVGHLLIKLNQEFGMHVEKITEQALERLQQYDWPGNVRELENVLSRAMIYMATGEAILGLEDVVKSLSSRESTEEGQQMLPEKSTLASIMDNYEKTILETALRENDSNKSLTANRLGISLRSLYYKLEKFNLI, encoded by the coding sequence TTGCAAAACGTTTTAATTGTCGGAGCGGGGACAGGCGGGTCGATACTACTGGACCTTCTCCTAAATCTTGAATTCATGAATGTGAAGGCAATCATTGATACTGATGAACAAGCACCAGGAATTGTTCAAGCAAAAAAACAACAAATCGCGCATGGGACAACGTGGCAGGATTATTTGACGGATGATATTCAAATCATTTTTGATGTGACGAACGACAAAACGTTATTTTCTGAGTTATTGAAGTCAAGACCGCCCCATACCGTTGTGATTCCAGGATCTGTGGCGAATCTACTCGTCAAGTTACTTGAGGACAACCATACATATATCAAACGGATTCAGGCGGAGATGCATAAACAGCGAATGATCTTCGATTCAATCGACGAAGGAATGATTGGAATTGATGGAGATGGGAAAGTTAACTTCTTTAATGAAAGCGCTTCAAAAATGATAAATGTTCCAATTAAACAAGCAATAGGCAGACCCGTTACGGAAGTAATCCCATCTACCGAGTTACCACGTGTGTGGGGGACGGGAGTCCCTGAATTGAATCGGGAGCTTGTACTTGGCAACGGCTTGAAAATTGTCACTTCCCGCTATCCGCTCTTTGACAATCATCATCGTAAAGTAGGCGCTTTTGCAGTGTTCAAAGATATTACGGAAGTCGTTGCGTTGGCGGAAGAAATTACGGATCTCAACAGGGTGAAGACAATGCTTGAAGCGATTATCCATTCAAGCGATGACGCGATTTCAGTAGTTGACGATCAAGGAAATGGTATACTCGTCAATCCGGCATATACACGTATTACAGGATTATCTGAAGAAGAAATCATTGGTAAACCGGCAACAGAAGATATCAATGAAGGCAAAAGTATTCATATGGAAGTGCTCAAGACGAAAAAACCTATCCGGGGTGTCAACATGCGGATTGGAGAAAATAATCGAGAGGTTCTTGTCAATGTTGCGCCGATTATCGTCGATCAGCAAGTAAAAGGTAGTGTCGGGGTTATCCATGATATTACTGAAATCCGTCACTTGATGAAAGAGCTCGATAAGGCAAGAACGATTATTCGAAAACTTGAATCGACTTATACGTTCGATGATATTTTCGGAGGCTCGGAAGACATTGAAATCTCCATCGAACAAGCAAAACTGGCGGCTAAATCGAACGTACCTGTCCTCTTGCGCGGCGAACCAGGAACGGGGAAGGAAGTATTTGCGCATGCGATTCATATCGGTAGCGAGGGACATTTGAACAAGTTTGTTCGTGTCAATTGCGCATCCCCTACAATCGAAGCAGAATTATTTGGCTGGGAACAGGATACATTTGGCAACGGCATGTCAGAAAACAATCGAGGGCTTTTCGAAGAAGCGGAAAATGGTACCTTGTTTCTCGATGAAGTGTCAGAGTTGTCAGTAGATGCACAGAAACGGTTGCTAGCTTATCTCAAGCATGGAACCATTTACAGAAATGGTGGTTCGGATCCCATTCGTCTACGTGTTCGAATTATCACGGCTACATCGGAAAATTTGGAAAAGGTCATGCATGAAGGTAGGTTCAACGAAGAGTTGTACTATGCATTAAACCGTTTAGCGATTCAAATCGCACCTCTTCGTTCTCGAAAAAACGATATTCCAGCAATCGTTGGGCACTTGCTTATCAAGTTAAATCAAGAGTTCGGCATGCATGTTGAAAAAATTACAGAGCAGGCGTTGGAACGGTTACAACAATATGATTGGCCAGGAAATGTGCGTGAACTTGAAAACGTGCTCAGTCGTGCAATGATTTACATGGCAACGGGCGAAGCGATTCTTGGTTTAGAAGATGTGGTTAAATCTTTGTCGTCTAGGGAAAGTACAGAAGAAGGGCAGCAAATGCTACCGGAGAAAAGTACGCTCGCTTCAATCATGGACAACTACGAAAAAACGATTTTGGAAACGGCATTGCGAGAAAATGACAGCAACAAATCATTGACGGCCAATCGACTTGGCATATCGCTACGCTCACTCTATTACAAACTAGAGAAGTTTAATCTTATTTGA
- a CDS encoding amino acid dehydrogenase — MKIFNYMENHDYEQLVICQDKTSGLKAIIAIHDTTLGPALGGTRMWTYASEEEAIEDALRLARGMTYKNAAAGLNLGGGKTVIIGNPKTDKNDEMFRAFGRFIEGLNGRYITAEDVGTTEADMDLINLETDYVTGTSAGSGSSGNPSPVTAYGIYQGMKAAAKEAFGSDSLAGKKIAVQGVGHVAYALCEYLHEEGAKLIVTDINEEAVQRAVDTFGATAVGINDIYSQEADIFAPCALGAIINDETIPQFKVKVIAGSANNQLKDTIHGDKIHEMGIVYVPDYVINAGGVINVADELAGYNRERALKRVAGIYDTVEKIFAISKRDSIPTYVAADRLAEERIARVAKSRSQFLQNEKSVLTGR; from the coding sequence ATGAAAATTTTCAACTATATGGAGAATCACGATTATGAGCAGCTCGTTATTTGTCAGGACAAAACATCAGGTTTGAAGGCAATTATTGCGATTCATGACACAACACTTGGGCCAGCGCTCGGCGGTACACGTATGTGGACGTATGCAAGTGAAGAAGAAGCAATCGAAGATGCACTTCGCCTTGCACGTGGAATGACGTACAAGAATGCAGCAGCAGGCTTGAATCTTGGCGGTGGAAAAACGGTTATTATCGGCAATCCAAAAACGGATAAAAATGATGAAATGTTCCGTGCTTTCGGTCGTTTTATCGAAGGGTTGAACGGACGTTATATTACGGCAGAAGACGTGGGGACGACAGAAGCGGATATGGATCTAATTAACCTTGAAACAGATTATGTCACAGGCACTTCTGCTGGATCAGGTTCTTCTGGTAATCCTTCACCAGTGACGGCTTATGGTATTTATCAAGGAATGAAGGCAGCTGCAAAAGAAGCGTTTGGCAGTGACTCCTTAGCAGGCAAAAAAATAGCGGTGCAAGGTGTTGGACATGTTGCTTATGCACTGTGTGAATATTTGCATGAAGAAGGCGCGAAGCTGATTGTGACGGATATTAACGAAGAAGCTGTTCAACGTGCAGTAGATACATTTGGTGCGACGGCAGTGGGTATCAATGATATTTATTCACAGGAAGCAGACATTTTTGCACCGTGTGCACTAGGTGCAATCATTAATGACGAAACGATTCCACAATTTAAAGTAAAAGTGATTGCAGGTTCTGCCAATAACCAATTAAAAGATACGATTCATGGTGACAAAATCCATGAAATGGGTATTGTCTATGTACCAGATTACGTTATCAATGCGGGCGGCGTAATCAACGTTGCGGACGAGCTTGCTGGCTATAATCGTGAACGTGCATTGAAACGCGTTGCAGGTATTTACGATACAGTAGAGAAAATATTTGCGATTTCTAAACGTGATAGCATTCCAACGTATGTTGCGGCGGATCGCCTGGCAGAAGAACGTATTGCTCGCGTAGCAAAATCACGTAGCCAATTTTTACAAAATGAAAAAAGCGTACTAACTGGACGTTGA
- the spo0A gene encoding sporulation transcription factor Spo0A, translating to MERLKIAIADDNKELVKTMVTYFERHPEIEIIWTAHNGKVCLSMLEENVPDVLLLDIIMPHLDGIAVLETLNGDVRAANLHIIMLTAFGQEDVMTQAASLGASYFMLKPFEFERLANQIFQVSGAKKQPATIAQSHHEEVQGAVSQKVLDTTITSIIKEIGVPAHIKGYAFLREAIQMVYTDVELLGAVTKVLYPDIAKKYNTTPSRVERAIRHAIEVAWNRGNYDVISKMFGYTVHHLKSKPTNSEFIAMIADKIRLEHMAS from the coding sequence ATGGAAAGACTGAAAATAGCGATTGCTGACGATAACAAAGAACTTGTGAAAACAATGGTGACGTATTTCGAAAGACATCCTGAAATCGAAATTATTTGGACAGCGCACAATGGAAAAGTGTGCTTATCTATGTTAGAGGAAAACGTACCGGATGTTTTACTTCTTGATATTATTATGCCACATCTCGACGGCATCGCGGTTCTTGAAACATTGAATGGAGATGTGCGGGCAGCCAATTTGCATATTATTATGTTGACAGCCTTTGGACAGGAAGATGTGATGACACAAGCAGCCAGTCTAGGTGCTTCCTATTTCATGCTCAAGCCTTTTGAATTTGAACGCCTCGCAAATCAGATTTTCCAAGTATCTGGTGCGAAAAAACAACCTGCTACGATCGCACAGTCACATCATGAAGAGGTGCAGGGAGCAGTAAGCCAGAAAGTATTGGATACGACCATTACATCGATTATTAAAGAAATTGGAGTGCCTGCTCACATAAAAGGTTACGCCTTTTTAAGAGAAGCGATTCAAATGGTCTATACGGACGTTGAATTGCTTGGAGCTGTGACTAAAGTTCTTTATCCTGATATTGCGAAAAAATATAATACCACACCTTCCCGGGTAGAACGTGCGATACGTCATGCGATTGAAGTAGCTTGGAATCGTGGTAATTATGATGTTATTTCGAAAATGTTTGGGTACACCGTGCATCATCTGAAAAGCAAACCTACCAACTCGGAATTCATCGCAATGATCGCCGATAAAATTAGGTTGGAACATATGGCAAGTTAA
- a CDS encoding FapA family protein, producing the protein MLIQNDYFNLEIQGDKVILRLIKTGFPLKSFDMITRTHPRLKLTSFATLRQALTDLAEEHIIGTWLPAIDVAVTVDKMSAEMIINMSIEEFNENRSVIHQQIEEALDRAGVVYGRQPFEVESFVPGRSIVCALGTPPEQGADAHITYFEIPEKKPVIREDGSADYYEMNFVTPVNEGDWLGEKIPPQEGKSGTDVFGNVLPAQKGADAKIYYDRKSIIEELEEDKTVLRALHGGALESVNGVISVGKQLVINGDVGPETGSITFDGAVTVFGTVLADYSVKATGDIAIEGNEGVTNAKEIQSAEGDIYIKGGVFGGGMTIVEAQGDIFVKHANNCKLYGRNIHVGLYLLGCEVIAEHVFVDRNRGKIIGGHIEALFHIESAYAGNHHERPTTLHVKGINKEALYKEIQEKATDLKERQEVISRLEQHTAQFGKVAAGPQAVAYKKTLDTIETNKIAAAELDKEIQLGLHKIKKAIPEQIGITREAYPGVIIQIGNKSSLLHDSKKGTFEILGGVLNV; encoded by the coding sequence TTGTTGATTCAAAATGATTATTTTAATCTTGAAATCCAGGGGGATAAGGTGATACTGCGTTTAATAAAGACTGGCTTTCCGCTGAAGTCATTCGATATGATTACGCGTACGCATCCGCGTTTAAAACTTACTTCATTCGCAACGTTACGACAAGCGCTGACAGATTTGGCTGAGGAGCATATTATCGGTACTTGGTTGCCAGCGATAGATGTGGCAGTTACGGTTGATAAAATGTCTGCTGAAATGATTATTAATATGTCTATCGAGGAATTCAACGAGAATCGATCAGTTATCCATCAGCAAATTGAAGAGGCCTTAGATCGAGCAGGTGTCGTCTACGGGAGGCAGCCATTTGAAGTGGAGTCGTTTGTTCCGGGGAGATCGATTGTTTGCGCGTTAGGAACGCCGCCAGAACAAGGTGCGGATGCACATATTACTTATTTTGAAATCCCTGAAAAGAAGCCTGTAATCCGTGAAGATGGTTCGGCCGATTACTATGAGATGAACTTTGTCACACCTGTAAATGAAGGCGATTGGCTCGGTGAGAAGATTCCGCCACAAGAGGGAAAAAGCGGAACGGATGTTTTTGGAAACGTACTACCTGCTCAAAAGGGGGCAGATGCTAAAATATATTATGATCGCAAATCAATCATCGAAGAATTGGAAGAAGATAAGACAGTTCTTCGTGCTTTACACGGTGGTGCATTGGAATCTGTAAATGGTGTTATTAGCGTTGGTAAACAGTTAGTTATTAACGGAGATGTTGGACCGGAGACGGGTTCTATTACATTTGATGGAGCTGTTACAGTTTTTGGTACTGTTCTTGCAGATTACTCTGTAAAAGCGACTGGAGATATCGCAATTGAGGGTAATGAAGGTGTCACGAATGCCAAAGAAATTCAATCTGCAGAAGGTGATATTTACATAAAAGGTGGCGTGTTTGGCGGTGGCATGACCATTGTTGAGGCACAAGGCGATATTTTTGTTAAGCATGCAAATAATTGCAAACTATATGGACGAAATATTCATGTAGGCCTTTATTTATTAGGGTGTGAAGTGATTGCGGAGCATGTTTTTGTGGATCGTAATCGAGGCAAAATTATCGGGGGACACATCGAAGCGCTCTTCCACATTGAAAGCGCATATGCGGGGAATCATCATGAACGACCAACAACGCTTCACGTGAAGGGTATTAACAAGGAAGCGCTGTATAAAGAAATTCAGGAAAAAGCGACAGATTTAAAAGAGCGGCAAGAAGTCATTAGTAGATTGGAACAGCATACGGCACAATTTGGGAAAGTCGCAGCTGGACCGCAAGCGGTAGCGTATAAAAAAACATTGGATACAATTGAAACGAATAAGATAGCTGCAGCAGAGCTTGATAAAGAGATTCAATTGGGATTACATAAAATTAAAAAAGCGATACCGGAGCAAATTGGCATCACGAGGGAAGCGTATCCGGGTGTTATTATTCAAATTGGCAATAAGTCTTCACTACTGCATGATTCAAAGAAAGGTACTTTTGAAATACTTGGCGGCGTGTTAAATGTCTAA